From one Leptospira stimsonii genomic stretch:
- a CDS encoding CPBP family intramembrane glutamic endopeptidase, with product MLVTETPDPMESLETTGNPKNKPFEPVFIAFQQLLVLILGTYVLLPLIATSVVITVLISKELPSDFPYLDKETQTEIYKETTEKFQKEIQTDTKQIYQRYIEVMVKEKPWLLIVDRLIWALCFILPAYFILGRFFKAEYSNLSDPFTLKTMFTGAGLGALVFLFVIVFGFFLTKIFGKQTPNEFQEILFREMKGNRSLLLWALYSVGLITGIVEEVFFRGFCLKQFQAKGLEMPGLLFTSVVFGLVHYSGQSSVSVPILLSFVGMFFGLFYLRTGNIWYSISAHVSYNSIMLLIAFIKGGDIQ from the coding sequence ATGCTTGTAACCGAGACTCCCGATCCAATGGAATCCTTAGAAACTACCGGTAACCCGAAAAACAAACCGTTTGAACCGGTATTTATTGCATTTCAGCAACTTCTCGTTTTGATTCTCGGAACCTATGTTCTTCTTCCGTTAATCGCCACCTCGGTCGTAATTACGGTCTTGATTTCCAAAGAACTACCGAGCGACTTTCCTTATTTGGACAAAGAGACTCAGACGGAAATTTATAAGGAAACAACGGAAAAATTTCAAAAGGAAATTCAAACCGATACGAAGCAGATCTATCAACGTTATATCGAGGTTATGGTTAAGGAAAAACCTTGGTTACTGATCGTTGATCGATTGATTTGGGCTCTTTGTTTTATTCTTCCGGCTTACTTCATACTTGGGCGTTTTTTCAAAGCAGAGTATTCCAATTTGAGCGATCCATTTACTCTAAAGACGATGTTTACGGGTGCCGGGCTGGGAGCCTTGGTCTTTTTGTTCGTAATCGTCTTCGGATTTTTTCTCACCAAAATTTTTGGGAAACAAACACCGAATGAATTTCAAGAAATTCTTTTTAGAGAGATGAAAGGGAATCGTTCCCTGTTACTCTGGGCTTTGTACAGCGTAGGATTGATCACAGGAATCGTCGAAGAAGTATTCTTTAGAGGCTTTTGCCTCAAACAGTTTCAAGCGAAGGGTTTGGAGATGCCAGGTCTGTTGTTCACCTCGGTGGTTTTCGGACTCGTACATTATAGCGGCCAATCATCTGTGAGTGTTCCGATCTTATTGAGTTTTGTGGGAATGTTCTTCGGGCTTTTCTATCTAAGAACCGGCAACATTTGGTATTCGATCTCCGCACATGTTAGTTATAATTCCATCATGCTTTTGATCGCGTTTATCAAAGGAGGAGATATTCAGTGA
- a CDS encoding chloride channel protein: protein MKEAKQPLFRISGRRSLYFYCILTGIVSGLGAYLFSRILAVSEYLFLDRAAGLALPHASGEFLIESQDTVNWGIPFTDEYRPWLVFLLPIVGGLLTGWIVNRFSPESGGTGSDAMIDSFHNQEGKMNPVVSLIKSVATVFTLASGGSGGKEGPISQIGAGFGSLLATLLKAGARARRTLLLAGTAGGLGAIFHAPLGGALTSVEMIYREDIESDSLIPCIISSVSAYLVYSSLNGFRTVYRVADNEFFRYTDLIFYLGLGVLCFLCGDIFIRIFRKVQTISGRLKISPIIKPALGGLFVGTVGLFLPETIGTGAGILQVALDGKDPIGTQGLFSSVYQGTGLWLVVLFFILAGMKILTTSFTIGTGGSAGMFGPSLFIGGMLGGGVGTIAKILMYPDLSVTSFILVGMGAFYAGVASAPIAGMIMICEMIGSYTLLPPLMVVSILTFVLSHKLSLYKAQKETRFQSPAHFWDMNRDFLEEIQVKTWKNRLRTIAVARDHSLLSELEEEALKIQASDYIVLDKEDRYLGILSLRKVRHTLESRNVAGNLITVGDVTDTSAPFGKPEDSLASLLRLLIDHDLDKIAILDREKFMGYLRFADLMKIYFENTFPKSGKSLNSSVEKGT, encoded by the coding sequence ATGAAAGAAGCAAAACAACCTTTATTTAGAATCAGCGGACGGAGATCATTATACTTCTATTGTATTCTAACCGGAATCGTATCGGGACTAGGAGCCTATCTTTTTTCAAGAATCCTTGCAGTATCCGAATATTTGTTTTTAGATCGTGCCGCCGGCTTAGCTCTTCCACATGCTTCCGGAGAATTTCTCATCGAATCTCAGGACACAGTAAACTGGGGAATTCCTTTTACAGACGAATATCGACCCTGGCTGGTTTTTTTATTACCCATAGTTGGCGGTCTTTTGACGGGTTGGATTGTGAATCGTTTTTCTCCGGAGTCCGGAGGAACCGGTTCCGATGCGATGATCGATTCTTTTCACAATCAGGAAGGAAAGATGAATCCCGTAGTGTCGCTTATCAAATCGGTTGCAACCGTCTTTACGCTTGCGAGCGGTGGAAGTGGCGGGAAGGAAGGTCCTATCTCTCAGATCGGAGCCGGTTTTGGATCGTTGCTGGCGACTCTTCTCAAGGCAGGGGCAAGAGCGAGACGCACTTTGTTGCTCGCGGGAACAGCGGGTGGGTTAGGTGCAATTTTCCACGCTCCGTTAGGCGGAGCCTTGACATCCGTAGAGATGATCTACAGAGAAGACATTGAAAGCGATTCTTTGATTCCTTGTATTATTTCTTCGGTTTCAGCCTATCTCGTTTATTCGAGTCTAAACGGTTTTAGAACCGTCTACCGAGTCGCTGACAACGAATTCTTTCGATATACGGATCTCATATTTTATCTAGGACTGGGCGTTCTCTGCTTTTTATGCGGCGATATTTTTATAAGAATTTTCAGAAAAGTGCAAACGATTTCAGGAAGGCTTAAAATATCGCCTATCATTAAACCTGCGTTAGGCGGTTTGTTTGTGGGAACCGTCGGACTCTTTTTGCCGGAAACGATCGGAACCGGAGCAGGAATATTGCAAGTCGCCTTAGATGGAAAGGATCCGATCGGAACACAAGGATTGTTTTCTTCAGTCTATCAAGGAACCGGACTTTGGCTCGTAGTATTATTTTTTATATTAGCGGGAATGAAAATTCTCACTACTTCCTTTACGATCGGAACCGGAGGTTCCGCGGGCATGTTCGGACCATCGCTGTTTATAGGCGGAATGTTGGGGGGAGGAGTTGGAACGATTGCGAAAATTCTAATGTATCCTGATCTTTCAGTAACTTCTTTTATTCTAGTGGGAATGGGAGCATTCTATGCAGGAGTCGCGAGTGCGCCGATCGCAGGAATGATTATGATTTGCGAAATGATCGGAAGTTATACGTTGCTTCCTCCTTTGATGGTAGTATCGATCTTGACTTTCGTTTTAAGTCATAAGTTAAGCTTATACAAAGCGCAGAAGGAAACTCGATTTCAATCTCCGGCTCATTTTTGGGATATGAATCGCGATTTCTTGGAAGAGATTCAAGTAAAGACTTGGAAGAATCGTCTGAGAACGATCGCCGTTGCCAGAGATCATTCTCTTCTTTCGGAGCTTGAAGAAGAAGCCTTAAAAATTCAAGCGAGCGATTACATCGTTTTAGATAAGGAAGATCGATATTTAGGAATTCTTTCCCTTCGGAAAGTAAGGCATACTCTGGAATCAAGAAATGTTGCCGGCAATTTGATTACGGTTGGAGATGTTACCGATACTTCTGCGCCTTTCGGAAAACCCGAGGATTCTTTGGCGAGTTTGCTTAGGCTTTTGATAGACCATGACTTGGATAAAATTGCTATTTTAGATCGGGAAAAATTTATGGGATACTTACGATTTGCGGATCTTATGAAAATCTATTTCGAAAATACGTTC